A region of the Thioploca ingrica genome:
TATCAATACATTCATGCCCAAACAAACCGTAATAAGAATTTTGTCCATCATGACTTCCCGATCTTGACCTAAGAGGTCGTTATCATAACGTAATTGCAAAAAAAACTCACGAAACAACTAAAAATTACTTCGCCAACAAGAATTGATATCATGAAGAATTATAATGAATTACTGTAAGGAACACTGCTATGGAGAGTCAAGATTTAAAAAAAGCGGGATTAAAAGCCACTTTACCGCGACTCAGAATATTGCAATTATTGGAAAAAAACCCCCAACAGCATCTGAGTGCCGAAGAAGTTTATAAAGCATTATTAGAGATTGGGGAAGATGTTGGTTTAGCAACCGTATATCGGGTATTAACTCAATTTGAATCCGCTGGATTAGTTTTGCGTCATCACTTCGAGGGCGGATTATCGGTATTTGAGCTCAATGAAGGTTATCATCATGATCATCTCGTTTGTATAAAATGTGGAAAAATAGTCGAATTTGTTGATGAAATC
Encoded here:
- a CDS encoding ferric uptake regulation protein — encoded protein: MESQDLKKAGLKATLPRLRILQLLEKNPQQHLSAEEVYKALLEIGEDVGLATVYRVLTQFESAGLVLRHHFEGGLSVFELNEGYHHDHLVCIKCGKIVEFVDEIIERQQCTIAQQHHFEITEHYLYIYGICPQCQRQKRLR